Sequence from the Ereboglobus luteus genome:
AGGAGCGCGAGGACGAGCGGGAGGTTGCGTTTCATATAAAGGGAAAACGGTTGAGTTGAGTTTTTATTAACCATGGGGGGCACGGAGAGGCACGGAGGAATTCATGAGGAATAGCTGATCAATTTTCCTCTGTCTCTGTGTATCTCCGTGTTCTCCTTGGTTAATTATTGGTTTGTTTTTTCGGCGAGTTCTTCGAGGGGGTAGGTGATGATTTCGGCGATGGTGGGATGATACCAGGGAGCGCGAAGCATGTCGTGGACTGTCGCGCGCATTATGAGCGGGGTGCTGAAGATGTGAATCAGCTCGCCGGCGTCGCGGCCCACGATTTCGGCGCCGAGGATGCGGCCGCGTTTTGGGTCGGCGAGGACTTTTACGTAGCCGGCGTTGGCGTCCATGAGGATGGTTTTGCCGTGGTCGTTGTAGGGATAGCTGGCGGCGATGAAGGGGATTTTTTTTGCGCGGAGTTGGCTTTCGAGCAGACCGATGGTGGCGAGCGCGGGGTCGGTGAAGACGACGTTGAGGAGGTGCGCCGAGGAAAGGATTGCGGGGATCCGCGGCGGGCGGGTTGACGGGAGAAATGCGTGGCGGGCGGCGAGTTCGCCTTGGGCGATGGCGAGGTGCACGATGTCGTTGGGACCGCAGACATCGCCGCCGGCGTAGATGTGCGGCGTGGTGGTTTGCTGGTGGCGGTTGGCGCGGATGCGGCCGGCGGGTGTGAGACGGACGCCGGCGGCGGCGAGATTGAGGCCGGCGGTGTTGGGTTCGCGTCCGAGTGCGTTGAAGAGGTGGGCGGCTTCGCGGGCGACGCTTTTTGTGGCGCCGTTGTGCGTGTGCGCGAAGGTTACGCGGACGCCACGTTTTGTCTGCGCGATTTTTTCTATGCGAGTGTGGGTAAAGAGTTCGACGCCTTCGTCGCGGAGCGCCTGTTGAATGACGGCGCTGGCCTCGGGGGAGTGGTCGCGGAGGATGTTGGGGCTGCGCTGGATGAGCGTCACGCGGACGCCGAGGCGGCGGAGGTATTGCGTGAGTTCGACGGCGATGATGCCGCCGCCGAGGACGATCACGCTTTTGGGGATGAAGTTGAGGTCGAGGACGTCGTCGCTTGTCCAGTGCGGGGTGTCGGCGAGGCCGTGTATTGGTGGAGTGGATACGCGCGAGCCGGTGGCGATGAGGATTTTTTTTGCGGAGATCCGGGTGCGTTTGTCGTCGTTGAGTTCGACGGTGTGCGGGTCGATGAATCGGGCGTTTGCGCGGTAGAGGTCGTATTTGCCGGAGTTCATGGCGCGCGCGCGGTAGTCGGCGAACTCGGCGATGATTTTTTTCTTCCGCGCGTGCATGGCGCGGATATCCGGGCGCGCGACGGGGATGTGGAGGCCGAAGGTTTTGCCTTTTTGCGCGAG
This genomic interval carries:
- a CDS encoding dihydrolipoyl dehydrogenase family protein, which translates into the protein MPTKPYDLLVLGGGSAGFNAARVARDEFGKRVAIVDGARELGGLCILRGCMPSKTLLWMTEVLHLAQKGKTFGLHIPVARPDIRAMHARKKKIIAEFADYRARAMNSGKYDLYRANARFIDPHTVELNDDKRTRISAKKILIATGSRVSTPPIHGLADTPHWTSDDVLDLNFIPKSVIVLGGGIIAVELTQYLRRLGVRVTLIQRSPNILRDHSPEASAVIQQALRDEGVELFTHTRIEKIAQTKRGVRVTFAHTHNGATKSVAREAAHLFNALGREPNTAGLNLAAAGVRLTPAGRIRANRHQQTTTPHIYAGGDVCGPNDIVHLAIAQGELAARHAFLPSTRPPRIPAILSSAHLLNVVFTDPALATIGLLESQLRAKKIPFIAASYPYNDHGKTILMDANAGYVKVLADPKRGRILGAEIVGRDAGELIHIFSTPLIMRATVHDMLRAPWYHPTIAEIITYPLEELAEKTNQ